The following are encoded in a window of Rosa chinensis cultivar Old Blush chromosome 4, RchiOBHm-V2, whole genome shotgun sequence genomic DNA:
- the LOC112199231 gene encoding uncharacterized protein LOC112199231, with translation MASDEEIDSLFENAMKGQWEKVMEAYRNSITAQVAKVTRSKETALHIAIADGRTEIVLELVNIILHTHEDDSASTAVLSIANDRGNTPLHLAAWLGNVQVCHNIAAKAASLISVRNVEGETPLFLAALNGNTKAFLCLNFHCQEKPHSSIRDNNGDTILHAAISGEYFSLAFQIIWMYPELVNSINRNGSSPLHILASKPNAFKSSCRLELCDHLIYKCLMIEELKVEEYNHEACLSKAGDRNSSSYPENYETCMNFFQVLRSKKRGDRWHVYWHKTHSSLLQANGGNAKGTNGPVDDEENPKQGIWGIRKIQEKKERHIWANQVMNELVDRASLYKYRNTGQNPQETQPSKDKEEYEVPNPTMPEQASPLPSDHAALDSRDTSTETTILSSNQYNYKIGSDKNEQGELTSPPFLVYTAFFIDITRLGDFHTHHAAHCTERKNNNPLVGKKNVVPGKNQSPVLIAAKMGITEMVEKILDKFPVAIQDVDSDNKNVILLAVENRQPHVYNLLQKREILKESLFRQLDNEGNSALHLAATCGQYRPWLIPGAALQMQWEIKWYKFVKNSMPHRYFVRYNNRGQTPKEIFEDTHKHLIKEGSKWLIKTSESCSVVAALIATVAFATSATVPGGLDQHTGEPILKDKTAFSAFTISSLVALCFSITSLDFFLSILTSRYEESDFSMDLPRKLLIGLTSLFASIASMLVSFCTGHIFLLKHQLRYVAYSLYAATCLPVTFFALAQLPLYFDLMKAIIRKVPQRSYEVYPH, from the exons ATGGCTTCAGATGAGGAAATAGATAGCTTGTTCGAAAACGCGATGAAAGGACAATGGGAAAAGGTCATGGAGGCCTACAGAAATAGTATTACAGCTCAAGTAGCCAAGGTAACCAGATCCAAGGAGACTGCTCTGCACATAGCTATAGCAGATGGCCGAACTGAAATCGTCCTAGAGTTGGTGAACATTATTCTCCATACTCATGAAGACGACAGTGCATCAACCGCAGTACTCAGCATAGCAAATGATAGAGGCAACACGCCTCTACATCTAGCTGCTTGGCTCGGGAATGTACAAGTGTGCCACAACATTGCAGCCAAGGCAGCGAGCCTCATCTCCGTTCGAAATGTGGAGGGCGAGACACCTCTCTTCTTGGCTGCCCTTAACGGTAACACAAAGGCTTTTCTTTGCCTAAATTTTCATTGCCAAGAAAAACCCCATTCCTCGATCAGAGACAACAATGGTGATACCATTCTTCATGCTGCAATCTCCGGTGAATACTTCA GTTTGGCATTTCAGATAATTTGGATGTACCCAGAACTTGTGAACTCTATCAATCGAAATGGTTCGTCTCCGCTGCATATTCTAGCCAGTAAGCCCAATGCATTCAAAAGCAGCTGTCGACTTGAACTCTGTGATCATCTTATATACAAAT GTTTGATGATTGAAGAACTCAAAGTGGAAGAATATAACCATGAAGCTTGTCTTTCTAAGGCAGGAGACAGAAATAGTTCTTCATACCCAGAAAACTATGAAACATGCATGAATTTCTTCCAAGTTCTCAGAA GTAAAAAGAGGGGAGATAGGTGGCACGTATACTGGCATAAGACGCACAGCTCACTCCTTCAAGCTAATGGAGGAAATGCGAAGGGTACTAATGGTCCTGTTGATGATGAAGAGAATCCCAAACAAG GAATTTGGGGTATaagaaaaatccaagaaaagaaagagagacatATATGGGCAAATCAGGTCATGAATGAATTGGTTGATCGTGCTTCTTTATACAAATATCGAAATACTGGGCAAAATCCCCAAGAAACTCAACCCAGCAAAGATAAAGAAGAATATGAAGTGCCTAATCCTACAATGCCAGAGCAAGCTTCACCCTTGCCATCTGATCATGCGGCACTTGACAGTAGAGATACAAGTACTGAGACGACTATCTTGTCCTCAAACCAGTACAATTACAAGATAGGGAGTGATAAGAATGAACAAGGTGAGTTAACTTCTCCGCCCTTTCTTGTTTACACTGCATTCTTCATTGACATCACAAGACTTGGAGATTTCCACACTCATCATGCTGCTCATTGCACAGAGAGGAAGAACAATAATCCCTTGGTAGGTAAGAAGAATGTAGTTCCTGGAAAGAATCAGTCACCTGTTTTAATTGCAGCAAAGATGGGAATAACTGAAATGGTGGAGAAAATCCTAGACAAATTTCCGGTGGCCATCCAGGATGTTGACTCTGATAACAAGAATGTTATACTCTTAGCAGTTGAGAACAGGCAACCCCATGTGTACAATCTCCTTCAGAAGAGAGAGATACTAAAAGAAAGCCTGTTTCGTCAGTTGGACAACGAAGGTAATAGTGCATTACATCTTGCTGCTACATGTGGACAGTACCGGCCTTGGCTTATTCCAGGCGCGGCATTGCAAATGCAATGGGAAATCAAGTGGTATAAG TTTGTCAAAAACTCCATGCCGCATCGTTACTTTGTTCGCTACAACAATAGAGGCCAAACACCAAAGGAGATATTTGAAGATACACACAAACATCTTATAAAAGAAGGAAGCAAATGGCTAATTAAAACCTCAGAATCATGCTCCGTGGTTGCAGCCCTCATTGCAACGGTTGCATTTGCTACATCAGCAACTGTACCAGGAGGACTCGATCAGCATACAGGCGAGCCAATTCTCAAAGACAAGACAGCATTCAGTGCCTTCACCATTTCATCACTAGTTGCTCTCTGCTTCTCAATAACTTCCCTGGACTTCTTTCTTTCAATCCTCACTTCTAGATATGAAGAAAGTGATTTTTCCATGGACTTGCCTCGGAAACTCTTGATCGGTTTGACATCACTCTTTGCATCTATAGCTTCTATGTTAGTCTCGTTCTGCACAGGTCATATCTTTCTCCTAAAACATCAACTGAGATATGTGGCATATTCATTGTATGCAGCAACTTGCTTGCCAGTTACATTTTTCGCTCTTGCACAGCTGCCGCTCTACTTTGATCTCATGAAGGCCATCATCAGAAAGGTACCTCAACGGAGCTACGAGGTGTATCCACACTAA